Proteins from one Xenorhabdus griffiniae genomic window:
- the dapD gene encoding 2,3,4,5-tetrahydropyridine-2,6-dicarboxylate N-succinyltransferase — MQQLQTIIENAFEDRVNITPTTVDGTTRDAINQVIQMLDSGKLRVAEKIDGEWVTHQWLKKAVLLSFRINDNQVMEGAESRYFDKVPMKFADYDQARFEKEGFRVVPPAAVRQGAYIARNTVLMPSYVNLGAYVDEGTMVDTWATVGSCAQIGKNVHLSGGVGIGGVLEPLQANPTIIEDNCFIGARSEIVEGVIVEEGSVISMGVYIGQSTKIYDRETGEIHYGRVPAGSVVVSGNLPSKDGSYSLYCAVIVKKVDAKTRGKVGINELLRNID; from the coding sequence ATGCAGCAATTACAAACGATTATCGAAAATGCATTTGAAGATCGCGTTAATATCACCCCAACTACCGTTGATGGCACAACCCGCGATGCCATTAATCAGGTTATTCAAATGCTGGACAGTGGCAAACTGCGTGTCGCTGAAAAAATCGACGGCGAGTGGGTCACTCATCAATGGCTGAAAAAAGCGGTATTGCTTTCCTTCCGCATTAATGACAATCAGGTGATGGAAGGTGCTGAAAGTCGCTATTTCGACAAAGTGCCGATGAAATTCGCTGACTATGATCAGGCTCGTTTCGAAAAAGAAGGATTCCGTGTCGTACCCCCTGCGGCTGTCCGTCAAGGGGCTTATATTGCTCGCAATACCGTACTGATGCCATCTTACGTCAACCTCGGTGCTTACGTGGATGAAGGCACAATGGTCGATACCTGGGCGACAGTCGGCTCCTGTGCACAGATCGGTAAAAATGTTCACTTATCCGGCGGAGTGGGCATTGGCGGTGTTCTGGAGCCATTACAGGCCAACCCAACCATCATTGAAGACAACTGCTTTATCGGTGCACGTTCTGAGATTGTAGAAGGCGTTATCGTAGAAGAAGGCTCCGTGATCTCAATGGGTGTTTACATCGGCCAAAGCACCAAAATCTATGATCGCGAAACCGGCGAAATCCATTATGGCCGCGTACCAGCGGGTTCTGTCGTTGTCTCCGGTAATCTTCCGTCAAAAGATGGCAGCTACAGCCTGTATTGTGCTGTTATTGTGAAAAAGGTTGATGCCAAAACCCGTGGCAAAGTGGGTATTAATGAACTGCTGAGAAATATTGACTAA
- a CDS encoding DUF3461 family protein, whose product MYDNLKSLGITHPEDIDRYSLRQEANNDILKIYFRKDKGEFFAKSVKFKYPRQLKTISDAHSSQGYKEVKEINTNLRYVIEELDQICKRDQIEVDLQRKILDDLRHLEHVVANKIAEIEADLEKLARK is encoded by the coding sequence ATGTACGATAACTTGAAAAGTTTGGGGATCACACATCCTGAAGATATTGATCGCTATAGCCTCCGTCAGGAAGCGAATAACGACATTCTGAAGATTTATTTCCGCAAGGACAAAGGCGAATTTTTCGCCAAAAGCGTTAAATTTAAGTATCCACGCCAGTTAAAGACCATCTCTGACGCCCACTCTAGCCAGGGTTACAAAGAAGTCAAAGAGATCAACACCAACCTACGTTATGTCATTGAAGAATTAGATCAGATCTGCAAACGTGATCAGATAGAAGTGGATTTGCAACGCAAAATCCTCGACGACTTACGCCATCTCGAACATGTCGTTGCGAATAAGATTGCAGAAATTGAAGCAGATTTGGAAAAGCTGGCCCGTAAGTAA
- a CDS encoding flavodoxin gives MAKIGVFVGTVYGNALAVAEEAQQILEQQGHKVTVFEDATLEQWQEYLQQVVLVVTSTTGQGDLPDNIQPLYTELNDKLGYQPDLSYGVIALGDSSYDSFCGGGRTFDELLQEQEAKRIGEVLLIDAIEVVEPEVFAQDWIEEWGTLL, from the coding sequence ATGGCAAAGATTGGTGTTTTCGTTGGTACAGTTTATGGCAATGCGTTAGCGGTTGCAGAAGAAGCACAGCAGATACTTGAGCAGCAGGGGCATAAGGTTACGGTTTTTGAAGATGCAACCTTAGAACAATGGCAAGAGTATTTGCAACAGGTTGTTTTAGTGGTCACTTCGACAACAGGGCAAGGTGATCTGCCTGACAATATCCAGCCACTCTATACAGAATTAAATGATAAGTTGGGCTATCAGCCCGATTTGAGTTACGGCGTGATTGCGTTAGGTGACAGCAGTTATGACTCTTTCTGTGGTGGTGGCCGTACTTTTGATGAACTGTTACAGGAACAGGAAGCCAAACGAATCGGCGAGGTACTGTTGATTGATGCAATTGAGGTTGTTGAACCTGAAGTCTTTGCCCAAGATTGGATTGAGGAGTGGGGGACTTTGTTGTAG
- the truC gene encoding tRNA pseudouridine(65) synthase TruC has protein sequence MLEIIYQDKHIVAVNKPAGWLVHRSWLARHETVFVMQTLRDQIGQHVFPVHRLDRPTSGVLLMALSSEVARTLAQQFECHDIQKTYHAVVRGYVEGDDIIDYALMEQLDKIADKFADTDRAAQPAVTYYRSLAKVECPVEIGRYPTSRFSLLELMPKTGRKHQLRRHMAHIRHPIIGDTTHGDLRQNRGVAKYYQTGRLMLHASCLQLKHPVTGERLLLTARWEQSWQHLIEQFGWQGIVPDLECLTIHE, from the coding sequence ATGCTGGAGATTATTTATCAGGATAAACATATTGTTGCAGTTAATAAGCCTGCCGGATGGTTGGTTCACCGAAGTTGGCTGGCGCGCCATGAAACTGTTTTTGTGATGCAGACATTGCGTGATCAAATTGGACAGCATGTTTTCCCTGTCCATCGTCTGGATAGGCCAACATCAGGTGTTCTATTGATGGCGCTTTCAAGTGAAGTAGCCAGGACACTTGCACAACAATTTGAATGCCACGATATACAAAAAACATATCACGCAGTTGTGCGGGGTTATGTTGAAGGTGATGATATTATCGACTATGCCCTAATGGAACAGTTGGATAAAATTGCGGATAAATTTGCTGATACAGATAGAGCAGCACAACCCGCCGTTACTTATTATCGTTCGTTGGCAAAAGTAGAGTGTCCGGTTGAGATAGGGCGTTATCCAACATCTCGCTTTAGTCTGTTGGAGCTGATGCCAAAAACGGGTCGTAAGCATCAATTGCGGCGGCATATGGCACATATTCGACATCCGATCATTGGGGACACTACGCACGGCGATTTGCGACAAAATCGAGGAGTTGCTAAATATTATCAGACTGGCAGGTTAATGCTACATGCCAGCTGCCTTCAACTCAAACATCCCGTGACAGGAGAGCGCCTTCTCCTCACTGCGCGTTGGGAGCAATCATGGCAGCATTTGATTGAGCAATTTGGCTGGCAGGGTATTGTACCTGATCTGGAATGTTTGACTATTCATGAATGA
- a CDS encoding YqcC family protein codes for MSIEKQILHKLQLIEATMKTVGIWQSYPPKPEAFESIEPFSIDTMSAGEWLQWVLIPRMRALIEQEASLPTAFTIAPYFEEVYKEEVERFFPLLELLRALDNLFTQDA; via the coding sequence ATGAGTATCGAGAAACAAATTCTACATAAACTGCAATTAATTGAAGCTACTATGAAAACGGTGGGGATATGGCAAAGTTATCCGCCTAAACCAGAAGCCTTCGAAAGTATCGAACCTTTTTCCATTGATACCATGTCAGCAGGGGAGTGGCTCCAGTGGGTATTAATTCCAAGGATGCGCGCCTTGATAGAACAAGAAGCCAGTTTGCCGACGGCATTTACCATCGCCCCGTATTTTGAAGAAGTGTATAAAGAAGAAGTAGAGCGTTTTTTTCCTTTACTTGAGCTCTTACGGGCATTGGACAATCTGTTTACGCAGGATGCCTGA